From Saccopteryx leptura isolate mSacLep1 chromosome 3, mSacLep1_pri_phased_curated, whole genome shotgun sequence, one genomic window encodes:
- the HTR6 gene encoding 5-hydroxytryptamine receptor 6 has protein sequence MVPEPGPAYNSTPDWGSGLVSEPGVRGWVAAALCVVIALTAAANLLLIALICTQPALRNTSNFFLVSLFTSDLMVGLVVMPPAMLNALYGRWVLARGLCLLWAAFDVMCCSASILNLCLISLDRYLLILSPLRYKLRMTTPRALALVLGAWTLAALASFLPLLLGWHELGRARTPAPGQCRLLASLPFVLVASGLTFFLPSGAICFTYCRILLAARKQALQVASLPAGMAGQALETLQVPRTPRPGVELADSRRLATKHSRKALKASLTLGILLGMFFVTWLPFFVANIAQAVCDCISPGLFDVLTWLGYCNSTMNPIIYPLFMRDFKRALGRILPCPYCPQEQRTSLASPSMRTSHSGARPGLSLQQVLPLPLPPDSASASASDSGSGGSSGLQLTSQLLLPGEATRDPPPPARTSATVNFFNIDPMEPKLRLHPPGAPTN, from the exons ATGGTCCCAGAGCCGGGTCCTGCATACAACAGCACCCCCGACTGGGGGTCGGGGCTGGTGTCGGAACCGGGGGTCCGAGGCTGGGTGGCAGCCGCGCTGTGTGTGGTCATCGCGCTCACTGCCGCGGCCAACTTGCTGCTCATCGCCCTCATCTGCACGCAGCCCGCGCTGCGCAATACGTCCAACTTCTTCCTGGTGTCGCTCTTCACGTCTGACCTGATGGTGGGGCTGGTGGTGATGCCGCCGGCCATGCTGAACGCGCTGTACGGGCGCTGGGTGCTGGCGCGAGGCCTCTGCCTGCTCTGGGCCGCCTTCGACGTGATGTGTTGCAGCGCCTCCATCCTCAACCTCTGCCTCATCAGCCTGGACCGGTACCTGCTCATCCTCTCGCCGCTGCGCTACAAGCTGCGCATGACAACCCCGCGCGCCCTGGCGCTAGTTCTGGGCGCCTGGACCCTCGCGGCGCTTGCCTCTTTCCTGCCCCTGCTGCTGGGCTGGCACGAGCTGGGCCGCGCGCGGACACCCGCCCCGGGCCAGTGCCGCCTGCTAGCCAGCCTGCCCTTCGTCCTCGTGGCGTCGGGCCTCACCTTCTTCCTGCCCTCGGGCGCCATCTGCTTCACCTACTGCAGGATCCTACTGGCCGCCCGCAAGCAGGCTCTGCAGGTGGCCTCCCTCCCTGCGGGCATGGCCGGCCAGGCGCTGGAGACACTGCAG GTGCCCAGGACCCCCCGCCCTGGGGTGGAGTTGGCCGACAGCAGGCGTCTGGCCACCAAGCACAGCAGGAAGGCCTTGAAGGCCAGTCTGACCTTAGGCATCCTGCTGGGCATGTTCTTTGTGACCTGGCTGCCCTTCTTTGTGGCCAACATAGCCCAG GCTGTGTGTGACTGCATCTCCCCCGGTCTCTTCGATGTCCTCACGTGGCTGGGTTACTGTAACAGCACCATGAACCCTATCATCTACCCACTCTTCATGCGGGACTTCAAGCGGGCCCTGGGCAGGATCCTGCCGTGTCCCTACTGCCCCCAGGAGCAGCGGACCAGCCTGGCCTCGCCCTCCATGCGTACCTCCCACAGCGGTGCCCGGCCAGGCCTGAGCCTGCAACAggtgctgcccctgcccctgcccccggactctgcctctgcctctgcctctgactCAGGCTCAGGGGGCTCCTCCGGCCTTCAGCTCACATCCCAGCTGCTGCTACCGGGGGAGGCCACCCGGGACCCCCCACCGCCCGCCAGGACTTCTGCCACGGTCAACTTCTTCAACATCGATCCTATGGAGCCCAAGCTGCGGCTGCATCCGCCTGGTGCCCCCACGAACTGA
- the NBL1 gene encoding neuroblastoma suppressor of tumorigenicity 1, which produces MMLQVLVGAVLPAMLLAAPPPINKLALFPDKSAWCEAKNITQIVGHSGCEAKSIQNRACLGQCFSYSVPNTFPQSTESLVHCDSCMPAQSMWEIVTLECPGHEEVPRVDKLVEKILHCSCQACGKEPSHEGLSVYVQGEDGLGSQPGTHPHSHSHPHPGGQPSEPEEPPGAPHTEEEGPED; this is translated from the exons ATGATGCTTCAGGTTCTGGTGGGGGCCGTCCTCCCCGCCATGCTGCTGGCCGCTCCGCCGCCCATCAACAAGCTGGCACTGTTTCCGGACAAGAGTGCCTGGTGTGAGGCCAAGAACATCACTCAGATCGTGGGCCACAGCGGCTGTGAGGCCAAGTCCATCCAGAACAG AGCGTGCCTAGGACAGTGTTTCAGCTACAGTGTTCCCAACACCTTCCCGCAGTCTACAGAGTCCCTGGTGCACTGTGACTCCTGTATGCCAGCTCAGTCCATGTGGGAGATT GTAACGTTGGAGTGCCCCGGCCACGAAGAGGTTCCCAGGGTGGACAAGCTGGTGGAGAAGATCCTGCACTGCAGCTGCCAGGCATGTGGCAAGGAGCCGAGTCACGAGGGGCTGAGTGTCTACGTGCAGGGCGAGGACGGCCTGGGCTCCCAGCCGGGCACCCATCCgcactcccactcccacccccaccctggcggGCAGCCCTCTGAGCCCGAGGAACCCCCGGGGGCCCCTCACACTGAGGAAGAGGGGCCTGAGGACTGA